Part of the Haloarcula sp. H-GB4 genome is shown below.
TGCTGCGTGCCGGTCTTTGATTCGCGCCGAATCTGTCTCTGTATGTGATGCCATTCTAACCCTGCTGACACATGGGATACAGTGGTGTCCTTACACACACTCGGTAAGCAACCAGAATAAGCGTTTCACTGGTTTACCGAGACTCGGTCAGTTTCTTCCTGCTCGCCAGGGTCCTGTTCTACGTCCCCAAGATACTCCTCACCTCCCATGTCACGTAGCAAGTCGTTAAAGATGGCTGCCGCCGTTTCGAACTTGTGGACTGCCGGGAGCGCCGTCTTGTCGATTTGCGCGATGAAGTCACCGTATTCCTTGACAAAGTCGTGACGCCACGCCTCACTCTGCTCTGGTGAGGGAAATTGTGCGACGAACTGCCACTCGTGGTAGTCGTCAGCGCTGACGAAGAATATTACGTGTGGGTC
Proteins encoded:
- a CDS encoding helix-turn-helix domain-containing protein, which encodes MAILKARVKYPEKPASKLRDILEEEFDISLSHNRVNEILNEMHDENVFSMRAIPNHNIFEYYLFQVAFHYSNFDENWERCYERLLDDPHVIFFVSADDYHEWQFVAQFPSPEQSEAWRHDFVKEYGDFIAQIDKTALPAVHKFETAAAIFNDLLRDMGGEEYLGDVEQDPGEQEETDRVSVNQ